The Phaseolus vulgaris cultivar G19833 chromosome 10, P. vulgaris v2.0, whole genome shotgun sequence DNA window GAATCCAACCGTTTTTTCTTCGAAGTCAACAATAACTGTGTTTAAAATTTACTGGGAATGGTAGTGTGGTAGTGTATGCTGCTGTGTAACCCACATCACTGAATATTTTAATtgcaaatttcaaatttcaaatttacgCAAGCAAACAAAAACACCTGAGATGAAAACGACaggtaataataatattgaaaaaaaaaacaggcaTGTTGTGTTGGGTTAACGTTGTTGTTGGtggtggtgttggtgttgggtgTGGGAATGGTAGTGATGAACAGTGAACACAGTGAGGTGGCACTTACCGATTCTGGCAAGACGATTGACCCAGCTGGGGATGGGATTTCCGGTGAGTCTGAGACAAGCGTCGTTGCAGAAATGGTTGCAATTCTTTGTGATGAGATTGTAAGCATTTCCTCTGTATTCGGCGGCGAGTTCTTCCATAACCGCCTTCACTTCGCCTGGTCCCATGTCGGTTTTTCCGATCAGAATCGTTTTTCTGAAACTGAAACCTTCGCACCTCTTTGGCTCCCCCTCGAATATCCCCGTCGACGGATACTCGTGAGCCCCGAACGCGAATTCAACGCCGTGAACTGCACCGCAGCAACAACAGAATGAAAAATTCAGTTTTTGTGAGATTAAAGGGGAAAGAGAGCGACCCAGAAATTTTTTCTTGTTGCGGATCGTAGATCTGAGGTGGGTTCTTGCAGAGATTCAAAAGGGTGGAgagtgagtgagagagagagagagagagagagagagagagagagagagagagagagagagaaaatcgACGAACCTTGCACGCCGGAATGGTACACTCCGAGGCCGAACCAGTAAGCGTAACCGTTTATCGGAGTCAGATCGTAGACGTTGAGGTACACCGGGACCGATCCCGAAGCGACGCCGTTTTTGGAGCTCTTCCTGCACAGCATTCTGCGGCGGCGTTTTGATCGCAAAACGCCGACTACTTCATCGCCGTTTCACacggaagaagaagaagcagagtTCAATACGAAATGAAGGTGAAGGTTTAAAGTTGTTTGCTTTTCCCAATTGGGTATGAGAATTTTGAAGAAACGGAAAATGGGTTGTGGAAGAtgaggagaaagaagaaagggtgTGGTTGGTTAACGGGTTTCACCGGCGGTGGGTGGTAGTGGTAGCGGTGGCGGTGGCAGTGCGTGTGCGTGAATTGGGAGCATATCTAGTGTGTTACATACGCATGTAAATGTATTTATAAATCAAAGGTTTTGGAATTGAAGGGGTTATGATTTGGTGTGAAATTACGGTTGTGCCAGAGGCATGAGCTGGTGGTGGTATTGGGTGCAAGATGTGATTGTATTGAAAAGAATTTGTCATAATTATGGCGTATGGGTGAGTGGTTCCATGTTATGCAATGTATATTGTATTATTATGAGGTGTGTTTTAGTGGAGATTTGATCTTAAAGTAAAGAAAAAGGAGAGGGTGATGATGGGTTTTGGGGAAAGGGGAGATATGATAATGGATTCAATTAACAACTTTTTTTTGGATTAAAGAACTTAATTAGGT harbors:
- the LOC137819200 gene encoding deSI-like protein At4g17486, whose product is MLCRKSSKNGVASGSVPVYLNVYDLTPINGYAYWFGLGVYHSGVQVHGVEFAFGAHEYPSTGIFEGEPKRCEGFSFRKTILIGKTDMGPGEVKAVMEELAAEYRGNAYNLITKNCNHFCNDACLRLTGNPIPSWVNRLARIGFLCNCVLPVTLNSTKVRHHRMEEKQCEGEKEALASEGKKLSAPNSTPSPARGRRGRSRTRRPLPPPSPLIVGS